From the genome of Triticum aestivum cultivar Chinese Spring chromosome 3B, IWGSC CS RefSeq v2.1, whole genome shotgun sequence, one region includes:
- the LOC123070635 gene encoding pseudo histidine-containing phosphotransfer protein 1 isoform X2 has protein sequence MHGLCLFRRPPICYPIGHLDEQFRQVEDLQDEASPNFVEEVVVVFFKDSGRLISNLEQALEKYPRDFSRWDAYMQQLKGSCSSIGASRMKNECMSFRDNCGQRNVEGCMGSLQKLKREHAILRQKLESYFQLLRQAGPAGAATRPAM, from the exons ATGCATGGCTTATGTTTATTCAGGAGACCTCCCATTTGTTACCCCATT GGTCACCTTGATGAGCAGTTTCGTCAGGTGGAAGACTTGCAGGATGAAGCTAGTCCTAATTTTGTGGAAGAAGTTGTGGTGGTGTTCTTCAAAGATTCTGGCAGGCTAATATCAAACCTTGAGCAAGCTCT GGAGAAGTACCCCAGAGATTTCAGCAGGTGGGATGCATACATGCAGCAACTGAAAGGCAGCTGTTCCAG CATCGGTGCTTCTAGGATGAAGAATGAATGCATGTCATTCAGGGATAACTGTGGGCAACGAAATGTTGAAGG TTGCATGGGGTCTCTCCAGAAACTGAAGAGGGAGCATGCCATCCTGAGGCAGAAACTAGAATCCTATTTCCAG CTGCTGCGACAAGCTGGTCCTGCTGGAGCGGCCACTAGACCTGCCATGTAA
- the LOC123070635 gene encoding pseudo histidine-containing phosphotransfer protein 5 isoform X1: MDYSNLRRQAASLKKGLFDQGHLDEQFRQVEDLQDEASPNFVEEVVVVFFKDSGRLISNLEQALEKYPRDFSRWDAYMQQLKGSCSSIGASRMKNECMSFRDNCGQRNVEGCMGSLQKLKREHAILRQKLESYFQLLRQAGPAGAATRPAM, translated from the exons ATGGATTATTCTAATTTGAGGCGACAAGCTGCTTCTTTGAAGAAGGGCCTCTTTGATCAG GGTCACCTTGATGAGCAGTTTCGTCAGGTGGAAGACTTGCAGGATGAAGCTAGTCCTAATTTTGTGGAAGAAGTTGTGGTGGTGTTCTTCAAAGATTCTGGCAGGCTAATATCAAACCTTGAGCAAGCTCT GGAGAAGTACCCCAGAGATTTCAGCAGGTGGGATGCATACATGCAGCAACTGAAAGGCAGCTGTTCCAG CATCGGTGCTTCTAGGATGAAGAATGAATGCATGTCATTCAGGGATAACTGTGGGCAACGAAATGTTGAAGG TTGCATGGGGTCTCTCCAGAAACTGAAGAGGGAGCATGCCATCCTGAGGCAGAAACTAGAATCCTATTTCCAG CTGCTGCGACAAGCTGGTCCTGCTGGAGCGGCCACTAGACCTGCCATGTAA